Genomic DNA from Catellatospora sp. TT07R-123:
GTCCGGTGCGGACACGCCGACCACGGGGAGAATGCACTGTGCGTACCACTCTGATCCGCGCCGCGCTCGGTCTCGGCCTGGCCGCGCTCACCGCGGCCTGCGCGGGAACAGCGGGCGCGGATGCGGATCCGACCCCGCCGCCCTCCGCGGCCGCCTCGCCCTCGCTCTCGCCCTCGCTGGAAGCGGCGGCGCCGGGCCGCGCACCCGAGCTGAAGGCGTTCACCGCGAACCTGCCGCAGGTCCCGGACCCCTGGTGGAAGGTGCAGGAGGCCCAGGTCTCCGGCGACCACGCATTTCTGCCGTACACCCGGCCGGGCGGTCCGGACGTCGTGTTCGACGCCGAGGTGATGGCCGCTCCCGCCGAGCCGAGCGCATACCGCGGCCAGACGCCCGTGGCCACGGTGCGGCTCGGCTCGTACACCGGCTACGTCTACCCGCTGCCCAGCGGCACGTACGAGGTGCGCTGGCGCGTGGGCGACCTGCTGTACCGCATGGTCGGCCAGCCGTCGGAGGGACAGAAGCTGTCCCTGGACCAGTTCAAGACGCTGATCGGCCAGCTGGCCTGGGCCTAACCGGTCAGGACGGGTTGACGGCGGCGCGGCCGCGGACGATCGCGAGCACCGCCGCCTCGACCTGCTCGATCGGGCGCTCCGGGGTGAACACCAGCCAGTCCAGGGCCGTCACCAGGCACACGCCGAACAGAGCCGACGCCGACAGCCGTACGTCCAGATCGGCGGCGAAGTCGCCGCCGTCCACCCCCGCCTGGAGCACCCCCGCGATCACCGTGATCGCGTCCTCGCGCAGCAGCCGCAGTGCCTGCTGCCAGTCGCGCTGGGTCCGCCACATCTCCGACAGCAGCAGCTGCGCGAACGACCGGTACCGCTGGATGAACCCGAGCTGCGCCCGGATCAGCGCCGCCACCGCGTCGGCCGGGGCCCGGTCGCGCACCGCCGCCTCGAACTCGGCCTTGAGCAGCCCGATGCCGTAGCGCAGCAGCTCCTCGAAGAGCGTGCTCTTGGACGCGAAGTTGTAGTAGACGGTGCCCTTGGCGACCCCGGCCCGCTCGGCGATCTGGTCGACGGTGGTGTCACTGAAGCCCTGTTCGGCGATGAGCTCCATGGTCGCCTCGAACAGCTTCTGCCGGGTGGCGTCGCGCCGCGCGGTCCGTCCGTCCACGTCCGTCCTCTCCGCGCGGCGCGAGCGCCGCCCTACATCGTCAGCGCGGGGTGCAGCCGGTCCGGGGTGAGCCGCCGGGTGCGCGCCGCGGTGCGTACGGTCAGGGCCAGTGCGGCCGCCGCCGTGCCGAGCAGCACCGCCGCTCCCGTGAGCACCGTACCGCTCGACCCGCCGAGCACGAGCTGCCGCAGCCCGTCCACCACGTACGTCATCGGCAGGTACGGGTGCAGCGCCTGGAAGAACCCGGGACTGGTGACCACCGGATACGTCCCGCCGGAGCCGGTGAGCTGGAGCATCAGCAGGATCAGCGACACGACCCGGCCGGAGGCGCCCAGCGCGGCTCCGAGCAGCTGGAGCACCGCAGTGAAGGCGAGCACGGTCAGCAGCAGGTAGCCGTACATGCCCCACGGGTGCACCGGGGACAGGCCCAGGGCCAGGACCAGGACGGCGTACAGGAAGGTGGCCTGGGCGACGCCGATGATCACGCCGGGCTTCCAGCCCGCGAGCGCGACCCGCCAGGCGGGCGCCCCGGTGAGCAGGTGCCGCCGGTTCAGCGGCCGCAGCAGCATGTACGTCAGCATCGCCCCGACCCACAGCGCCAGCGACAGGAAGTACGGCGCGAAGCCCACCCCGTACACCGAGGCGGCGTGGCGGACGTCGCGGTCGAGGGTGACCGGGTCGGCCAGCACCCCGGCGCGCTCGGCGCGGGTGTCGGCGTCATAGCCGGGGACCTGCGCCGCGCCGTCGTTCAGGCCGACGGCCAGCTCGTGCGCGCCGGAGTCGAGCTTGGCCAGGCCGGTGGCCAGGTCACCGGCGCCGCCGGACAGCTGGGCCAGGCCGCTGTCGAGCTGGCGCGCGCCCGTGGCCAGCCGGTAGACCCCGCCGTGCAGGCCGGCCGCGCCGTCGGCGGCTGAGGCGATGCCGCCGTGCAGCCGGTCGGCTCCGGTCGACAGGTCGGCCAGCCCGGTGGCCAGCGCGTCCACGCTCGCCCGCGCGGCCGCCACGTCGTCGGCCAGGTGCGGGGCGGCCTGCGCCACCTCGCGGGCGGTCGC
This window encodes:
- a CDS encoding TetR/AcrR family transcriptional regulator; the protein is MDGRTARRDATRQKLFEATMELIAEQGFSDTTVDQIAERAGVAKGTVYYNFASKSTLFEELLRYGIGLLKAEFEAAVRDRAPADAVAALIRAQLGFIQRYRSFAQLLLSEMWRTQRDWQQALRLLREDAITVIAGVLQAGVDGGDFAADLDVRLSASALFGVCLVTALDWLVFTPERPIEQVEAAVLAIVRGRAAVNPS